One window of the Fusobacterium animalis 7_1 genome contains the following:
- the hemW gene encoding radical SAM family heme chaperone HemW produces the protein MLKIYNTYIHIPFCERKCNYCDFTSLKGSDSQIERYVNYLLKEMEIYSQKYDLSQKQDTIYFGGGTPSLLPIDDLKKILSKFSYDKNTEITIEVNPKTVDTNKLKEYRKLGINRLSIGIQTFNDDNLKVLGRIHNSQEAIEVYNLARECGFDNISLDIMFSLPNQTLVMLQNDLEKLVNLNPNHISIYSLIWEEGTKFFRDLKSGKLKETDNDLEANMYEYIIEYLKSKEYIHYEISNFSKIGFESRHNSIYWENKNYLGVGLSAAGYLDNVRYKNFFNLKDYYNNLDKDILPIDEKEILTEKDIEQYRYLVGFRLLNKIIVPSEKYLERCVSLCKEGYLIKKENGYILNHKGLMLFNDFILNFIDI, from the coding sequence ATGCTGAAAATCTATAATACTTATATACATATCCCTTTTTGTGAGAGAAAATGTAATTATTGTGATTTTACTTCATTAAAAGGAAGTGATAGTCAAATTGAAAGATATGTAAATTATCTTTTAAAGGAAATGGAAATTTACAGTCAAAAATATGATTTATCACAAAAACAAGATACAATATATTTTGGTGGAGGGACACCTTCCCTCCTACCAATAGATGATTTAAAAAAAATTTTATCTAAGTTTTCTTATGATAAAAACACTGAAATTACTATTGAAGTTAATCCTAAAACAGTTGATACTAATAAATTAAAAGAATATAGAAAGTTGGGAATTAATAGATTAAGCATAGGAATACAGACTTTTAATGATGATAATTTAAAAGTTCTTGGTAGAATACACAATTCACAGGAAGCTATTGAAGTATATAATTTAGCAAGGGAATGTGGATTTGATAATATTAGTTTAGATATTATGTTTTCTTTGCCTAATCAAACATTGGTTATGCTTCAAAATGATTTAGAAAAGTTAGTTAACTTAAATCCTAATCATATATCAATTTATTCTTTAATTTGGGAAGAAGGAACTAAGTTTTTTAGAGATTTAAAATCTGGAAAATTAAAAGAAACTGATAATGATTTAGAAGCTAATATGTATGAATATATAATTGAATATTTAAAATCAAAAGAATATATTCATTATGAAATTTCAAACTTTTCTAAAATAGGCTTTGAGTCAAGACATAACTCTATATATTGGGAAAATAAAAATTATTTAGGTGTAGGTCTGTCAGCTGCTGGATATTTAGATAATGTTAGGTATAAGAATTTCTTTAATTTAAAAGACTATTATAACAATTTAGATAAAGATATTTTACCTATTGATGAGAAAGAAATTCTTACAGAAAAAGATATCGAACAATATAGATATCTAGTTGGTTTTAGACTTTTAAATAAGATTATTGTTCCTAGTGAAAAATATTTAGAAAGATGTGTATCTTTATGTAAAGAAGGATATTTAATAAAGAAAGAAAATGGATATATTTTAAACCATAAAGGTTTAATGTTATTTAATGATTTTATTTTAAATTTTATAGATATATAA
- a CDS encoding GntP family permease, with the protein MNVTFTILAILLSILLLVLLTIKIKLHPFFALTISAFFFGLISGHSIPDIIGAYSDGLGGTIAGIGVVIAIGTVMGALLENSGAAETMAETILKITGKKNADIGLAVTGYFVSIPVFCDSAFVLLSPLAKRVSKDTGGSMTTMAVALAMGLHATHMLVPPTPGPLAVAGILGSNLGLVILCGMIVSIPVTIVAIIAGRIFGKKYYFLPEIEEVHTDEKNKKLPSPFMSFSPIIVPIFLMLLKTVGNLESKPFGTGTLYNVIDSLGQTIIALFIGLIIAFFTYKSVYPEDKNVWTFDGIFGESLKTAGQIVLIVGAGGAFATVLKLSNLQEIVMNLFSGISIGIIVPYIIGAIFRTAIGSGTVGMITAASMLLPLLDILGFNTPMGLVIAMLACAAGGFMVFHGNDDFFWVVVSTSGMKPEVAYKTFPIISVFQSITALICVFILKIIFL; encoded by the coding sequence ATGAATGTAACATTTACTATTTTGGCTATTTTATTATCAATATTACTACTGGTTTTATTAACAATCAAAATTAAACTTCATCCATTTTTTGCATTAACAATCAGTGCTTTTTTCTTTGGATTAATATCAGGTCATTCAATTCCTGATATTATTGGAGCATACTCAGATGGACTTGGAGGAACAATTGCTGGAATTGGGGTTGTTATAGCAATTGGAACTGTTATGGGAGCTCTATTGGAAAATAGTGGAGCTGCTGAAACTATGGCCGAAACTATTTTAAAAATTACAGGAAAGAAAAATGCTGATATTGGTCTAGCTGTTACAGGTTATTTTGTTTCTATTCCTGTTTTTTGTGATTCTGCATTTGTTTTATTGTCTCCATTAGCAAAAAGAGTAAGTAAAGATACAGGTGGAAGTATGACTACAATGGCAGTAGCATTAGCAATGGGACTTCATGCAACTCACATGTTGGTTCCACCAACTCCAGGACCTTTAGCTGTTGCTGGAATTTTAGGTTCTAACTTAGGATTAGTTATTTTATGTGGAATGATTGTTTCTATCCCTGTAACAATAGTTGCAATTATTGCAGGAAGAATTTTTGGAAAAAAATATTATTTTCTTCCTGAAATAGAAGAAGTTCATACAGATGAAAAAAATAAAAAATTACCAAGTCCTTTTATGAGTTTTTCACCTATTATAGTGCCAATATTTTTAATGCTATTAAAAACAGTTGGAAATTTGGAATCAAAGCCTTTTGGAACAGGAACATTATATAACGTTATCGATTCTTTAGGACAAACTATAATAGCATTATTTATTGGACTTATTATAGCATTTTTTACATATAAATCTGTTTATCCAGAAGACAAAAATGTTTGGACTTTTGATGGAATATTTGGAGAATCTTTAAAAACAGCAGGACAAATTGTATTAATTGTTGGAGCAGGAGGAGCTTTTGCAACAGTATTAAAATTATCTAATTTACAGGAAATTGTAATGAATTTATTTTCAGGAATTTCTATAGGAATTATTGTTCCTTATATTATTGGTGCAATTTTTAGAACTGCAATAGGTTCAGGAACAGTTGGTATGATAACTGCTGCTTCTATGTTACTACCGCTATTAGATATTCTTGGATTTAATACACCAATGGGATTAGTGATTGCTATGTTAGCTTGTGCAGCTGGTGGATTTATGGTTTTCCATGGAAATGATGATTTTTTCTGGGTTGTTGTTTCTACATCAGGAATGAAACCTGAGGTTGCTTATAAGACTTTTCCAATTATTAGTGTATTTCAATCTATAACTGCACTTATCTGTGTTTTTATATTAAAAATTATTTTCTTATAA
- a CDS encoding helix-turn-helix domain-containing protein: MNKEINVGITIKNIRKAKKLLLKDVALKCGISSSMLSQIEKGNANPSLNTIKSIAQVLEVPLFKFFIDSEKENYEFHLLKKDDRKIISTEYVTYELLSPDVETNIECMQMTLIGKNAETSVKPMAHKGEEIAVLLNGKVKLTIGKFSVVLSSGDSIHIPSMAPHKWTNLHSEKSIVIFSVSPPEF, from the coding sequence ATGAATAAAGAAATTAATGTTGGTATTACTATTAAAAATATAAGAAAAGCTAAAAAATTACTTTTAAAAGATGTAGCTTTAAAATGTGGAATCTCATCTTCTATGTTAAGTCAAATTGAAAAAGGAAATGCTAATCCATCATTAAATACAATCAAGTCTATTGCTCAGGTTTTAGAAGTTCCTTTATTTAAATTTTTTATAGATTCAGAGAAAGAAAATTATGAATTTCACCTTTTAAAAAAAGATGATAGAAAAATTATTTCAACTGAATATGTAACTTATGAACTTTTATCTCCAGATGTTGAAACAAATATTGAGTGTATGCAAATGACTTTAATAGGCAAAAATGCAGAAACATCAGTAAAACCAATGGCACATAAGGGAGAAGAAATTGCAGTATTACTAAATGGTAAAGTTAAATTAACTATTGGAAAATTTTCTGTTGTTCTTTCTTCTGGGGATTCTATCCATATTCCTTCAATGGCTCCACATAAATGGACTAATTTACACAGTGAGAAAAGTATAGTTATTTTTTCAGTAAGTCCTCCAGAATTCTAA
- a CDS encoding pyridoxamine 5'-phosphate oxidase family protein: MRKADREIKSREEIIEIMKRCDVCRLAFNNGEYPYIIPLNFGLETDDKKIILYFHSALEGTKVEIIKREMKATFEMDGKHELQYYEEKGYCTMSYESVIGRGKIRILPENEKMEALKKLMAQYHKDKEAYFNPAAIPRTLVYSLEIEEITAKRK; encoded by the coding sequence ATGAGAAAAGCAGATAGAGAAATTAAAAGTAGAGAAGAAATAATAGAAATAATGAAAAGGTGTGATGTGTGTAGATTAGCTTTTAATAATGGAGAATATCCTTATATAATTCCATTAAATTTTGGTTTAGAAACTGATGACAAAAAGATAATCCTTTATTTTCATAGTGCATTGGAAGGTACAAAAGTTGAAATAATAAAAAGGGAAATGAAAGCAACTTTTGAAATGGATGGAAAACATGAACTTCAATACTATGAAGAAAAAGGCTATTGCACTATGTCATATGAAAGTGTTATAGGTAGAGGAAAAATAAGAATATTACCTGAAAATGAAAAAATGGAGGCATTAAAAAAGTTGATGGCTCAATATCATAAAGATAAAGAGGCTTATTTTAATCCAGCAGCAATTCCAAGAACACTTGTATATTCTTTGGAGATTGAAGAAATAACAGCTAAAAGAAAATAA
- a CDS encoding alanine racemase gives MQKKDLKTPTILLNIEALKNNIKKYQNLCTEYKKELWPMIKTHKSMEIVEMQIKEGATGVLCGTLDEAEACCQKDVKKIMYAYPVASEENIKRIIEMSKKTEFIIRLDSLEAAIKINKIAETENIIINYTIIIDSGLHRFGVSLKNLLTFAEELKKLKYLKLRGISSHPGHVYSSTCEADIHQYVLDECETLRKAKELLEKEGYYLKYITSGSTPTFEEAVKDSNINVYHPGNYVFLDSIQLSINKAKIKDCALTVLATIISHPSENLFICDAGAKCLGLDQGAHGNSSIIGYGTVINHPEIIVFSLSEEVGKLKIEGQTNLKIGDKIEIIPNHSCSTANLCSYYTVTEGDNVIKSIKVDVRGNSIKRI, from the coding sequence ATGCAAAAGAAAGATTTAAAAACACCAACTATTTTATTAAACATTGAAGCTTTAAAAAATAATATTAAAAAATATCAAAATTTATGCACAGAATATAAAAAAGAGTTGTGGCCTATGATAAAAACACATAAAAGCATGGAAATAGTTGAAATGCAAATAAAAGAAGGTGCCACAGGAGTATTATGTGGTACTTTAGATGAAGCAGAAGCATGCTGTCAAAAAGATGTAAAAAAGATTATGTATGCCTATCCTGTGGCAAGTGAAGAAAATATTAAAAGAATTATTGAAATGAGTAAAAAAACAGAGTTTATCATACGCCTAGATTCTTTAGAAGCAGCTATAAAAATCAATAAAATAGCAGAAACTGAAAATATAATTATTAACTATACTATTATTATAGATAGTGGATTACATCGTTTTGGGGTATCTTTAAAAAATTTATTAACTTTTGCAGAAGAATTAAAGAAATTGAAATATTTAAAATTAAGAGGGATTTCTTCTCATCCTGGACATGTTTATTCATCCACTTGTGAAGCAGATATACATCAATATGTGTTAGATGAATGTGAAACTTTGAGAAAAGCAAAAGAACTACTTGAAAAAGAAGGATATTACTTAAAATATATTACAAGTGGTTCTACACCTACTTTTGAAGAAGCAGTTAAAGATTCAAATATAAATGTATATCATCCTGGAAATTATGTTTTTTTAGATAGTATTCAGTTATCTATAAATAAGGCTAAAATTAAAGATTGTGCATTAACTGTTTTAGCTACAATTATTTCTCATCCTAGTGAAAATCTTTTTATTTGTGATGCAGGAGCTAAATGCTTAGGCTTAGACCAAGGTGCTCATGGTAATAGTTCTATTATTGGCTATGGGACTGTAATTAATCATCCAGAAATTATAGTTTTTTCTCTATCTGAGGAAGTTGGAAAATTAAAAATAGAAGGACAAACAAATTTAAAAATAGGTGATAAAATTGAAATTATCCCTAACCATTCTTGTTCCACAGCAAATCTATGTAGTTATTATACTGTAACTGAAGGAGATAATGTAATTAAAAGTATCAAAGTGGATGTAAGAGGAAATAGCATTAAAAGAATCTAA
- a CDS encoding cell division protein SepF encodes MGLLKDIKELVGINTGDDEEDIEEMEQEQTSKALSKRQKMEEEVDEFRYEDYSTIFIDPKQFEDCKKIATYIEKEKMITINLENIGPNVAQRIMDFLAGAMEIKNASFAQIAKHVYTIVPENMKVYYEGKRREKKLIDLEKGERFDGEN; translated from the coding sequence ATGGGACTTTTAAAAGATATAAAAGAATTGGTGGGTATTAATACTGGTGATGATGAGGAAGATATAGAAGAAATGGAACAAGAACAAACTTCAAAAGCTCTTTCAAAAAGACAAAAAATGGAAGAAGAAGTTGATGAATTTAGATATGAAGATTATAGTACAATTTTTATTGACCCAAAACAATTTGAAGATTGTAAAAAAATTGCTACTTATATAGAAAAAGAAAAAATGATTACAATCAATTTAGAAAATATTGGACCAAATGTAGCTCAAAGAATAATGGACTTCTTAGCAGGTGCTATGGAAATTAAAAATGCAAGTTTTGCACAAATAGCGAAACATGTTTATACAATAGTTCCTGAAAATATGAAAGTTTATTATGAAGGAAAAAGAAGAGAAAAGAAACTTATTGATTTAGAAAAAGGTGAAAGATTTGATGGAGAAAATTAA
- a CDS encoding YggS family pyridoxal phosphate-dependent enzyme, protein MSIKTNVEEILQDIKKYSPYPEKVKLVAVTKYSSVEDIEEFLGTGQDICGENKVQVIKDKIEYFKEKNKKIKWHFIGNLQKNKVKYIIDDVDLIHSVNKLSLAQEINKKAEQSSKIMDVLLEINVYGEESKQGYSLDELKCDIIELQNLKNLNIIGVMTMAPFTDDEKILRMVFSELRKIRDELNKEYFNNNLTELSMGMSNDYKIALQEGSTFIRVGTKIFK, encoded by the coding sequence ATGAGTATAAAAACAAATGTTGAAGAAATTTTACAAGATATTAAAAAATATTCCCCATACCCAGAAAAAGTAAAACTTGTTGCTGTTACAAAATATTCATCTGTTGAAGATATTGAAGAATTTTTAGGAACAGGGCAAGATATTTGTGGAGAAAATAAAGTTCAAGTTATAAAAGATAAAATAGAATATTTTAAAGAAAAGAATAAAAAAATTAAATGGCATTTCATAGGAAATTTACAAAAAAATAAAGTCAAATATATTATAGATGATGTTGATTTAATTCATTCTGTCAATAAATTAAGTTTGGCACAAGAAATAAATAAAAAAGCTGAGCAATCATCAAAAATTATGGATGTTCTATTAGAAATAAATGTTTATGGTGAAGAAAGTAAACAAGGCTATTCACTGGACGAACTAAAATGTGATATAATAGAATTGCAAAATTTAAAAAATTTGAATATAATAGGAGTAATGACTATGGCTCCCTTCACAGATGATGAAAAAATATTAAGAATGGTTTTTTCTGAACTTAGAAAGATTAGAGATGAATTGAACAAAGAATATTTCAATAATAATCTTACTGAACTTTCAATGGGAATGTCTAATGATTATAAAATAGCTCTACAAGAAGGTAGTACTTTTATAAGAGTTGGAACAAAAATTTTTAAATAA
- a CDS encoding vWA domain-containing protein produces the protein MNKFLIALFITIFSFSFSNKTFAKTIIKNKNKNNIVDVVFILDRSGSMGGLESDTIGGFNSMLEKQRKLEGKAYITTVLFDDQYELLHDRVNIAKVNNITEKEYFVRGSTALLDAIGKTIAKEKAIQDTLGKNEKADKVLFVIITDGLENASKEYSSSTVKKLIETQKEKYGWEFLFLGANIDAIETANSIGISAERAVNYNSDSIGTRKNYDTLNKAVEEVRSGNELKKEWKADIEKDYNERKK, from the coding sequence ATGAATAAATTTCTTATTGCTTTATTTATTACCATTTTTAGTTTTAGTTTTTCAAATAAAACTTTTGCAAAAACTATTATTAAAAATAAAAACAAAAATAATATAGTTGATGTAGTTTTTATCCTAGATAGAAGTGGTTCTATGGGAGGATTAGAATCTGATACTATTGGTGGATTTAATTCCATGTTAGAAAAGCAAAGAAAATTAGAAGGTAAGGCTTATATTACAACTGTTTTATTTGATGATCAGTATGAATTGTTACATGATAGAGTTAATATTGCCAAAGTTAATAATATAACTGAAAAAGAATATTTTGTTAGAGGAAGTACAGCTCTTTTAGATGCTATTGGTAAAACTATTGCCAAAGAAAAAGCTATTCAAGATACATTGGGAAAAAATGAAAAAGCTGATAAAGTTTTATTTGTTATAATAACAGATGGATTAGAAAATGCAAGTAAAGAATACAGTTCTTCTACTGTTAAAAAATTGATAGAAACTCAAAAAGAAAAATATGGTTGGGAATTTTTATTTTTAGGTGCAAATATTGATGCAATAGAAACTGCAAATTCAATAGGTATTAGTGCTGAAAGAGCAGTAAACTATAATTCTGACAGTATAGGAACTAGAAAAAACTATGATACTTTGAATAAAGCAGTTGAAGAAGTTCGTTCAGGAAATGAATTGAAAAAAGAATGGAAAGCTGATATTGAAAAAGATTATAATGAAAGAAAAAAATAA
- a CDS encoding phospho-sugar mutase codes for MLFLDEYKKWLDSDMLSTSEKEELKSIANDEKEIESRFYTDLSFGTAGMRGVRGIGRNRMNKYNIRKATQGLSNYIIKETGEVGKKKGVAIAYDSRLDSVENAINTAMTLAGNGIKVYLFDGVRSTPELSFAVRELKAQAGVMITASHNPKEYNGYKVYWEDGAQIVDPQATGIVNSVAAVDIFSGIKLMDEKEAIDKGLLVYVGEKLDDRFIEEVKKNAINPNVKNKDKIKFVYSPLHGVAARPVERVLKEMGYTNVYPVKEQEKPDGNFPTCNYANPEDTTVFKLSTELADKVGAKICIANDPDGDRMGLAVLDNDGKWFFPNGNQIGILFAEYILNHKKDIPENGTMITTIVSTPLLDTIVKKNGKKSLRVLTGFKYIGEKIRQFENKELDGTFLFGFEEAIGYLIGTHVRDKDAVVASMIIAEMATTFENNGSSIYNEIMKIYEKYGWRLEITVPVTKKGKDGLEEIQKIMKSMRAKNHTEIAGIKVKEYRDYQKGIEGLPKADVIQMVLEDETYLTVRPSGTEPKIKFYISVADSDRKVAENKLTKMEKEFVNYAENL; via the coding sequence ATGTTGTTTTTAGATGAATACAAAAAATGGTTAGATTCTGATATGTTATCTACAAGTGAAAAAGAAGAATTAAAAAGTATTGCTAATGATGAAAAGGAAATTGAAAGTAGATTCTATACGGATTTAAGTTTTGGAACTGCTGGTATGAGAGGAGTAAGAGGTATTGGTAGAAACAGAATGAATAAATATAATATAAGGAAAGCAACTCAAGGGTTGTCTAACTATATTATAAAAGAGACAGGAGAAGTAGGCAAGAAAAAGGGTGTTGCTATTGCTTATGATTCAAGATTAGATTCTGTTGAAAATGCTATTAATACTGCAATGACTTTGGCAGGAAATGGAATAAAAGTTTATCTATTTGATGGGGTAAGATCAACTCCTGAACTTTCTTTTGCAGTCAGAGAATTAAAGGCTCAAGCAGGAGTTATGATAACTGCTTCTCATAATCCAAAAGAATATAATGGATATAAAGTTTATTGGGAAGATGGAGCTCAAATAGTTGATCCACAAGCAACAGGTATAGTAAATTCTGTTGCAGCAGTTGATATATTCAGTGGTATTAAATTGATGGATGAAAAAGAAGCAATAGATAAAGGACTTCTTGTTTATGTCGGAGAAAAGTTAGATGATAGATTTATAGAAGAGGTTAAGAAAAATGCTATCAATCCAAATGTAAAGAATAAAGATAAAATAAAATTTGTGTATTCTCCTTTACACGGAGTTGCAGCAAGACCTGTTGAAAGAGTTTTAAAAGAAATGGGTTACACAAATGTATATCCTGTAAAAGAGCAAGAAAAACCAGATGGCAATTTTCCTACTTGTAATTATGCAAATCCAGAAGATACAACTGTTTTTAAATTGAGTACAGAGCTTGCAGATAAAGTTGGAGCTAAAATTTGTATAGCAAATGATCCTGATGGAGATAGAATGGGCTTAGCTGTTCTTGATAATGATGGAAAATGGTTTTTTCCAAATGGAAATCAAATAGGAATTTTATTTGCAGAATATATTTTAAATCATAAAAAAGATATTCCAGAAAATGGAACTATGATAACAACTATTGTATCAACTCCACTTCTTGATACTATTGTTAAGAAAAATGGTAAAAAGTCTTTAAGAGTCCTTACAGGCTTTAAATATATAGGTGAAAAGATTAGACAATTTGAAAATAAAGAATTAGATGGAACTTTCTTATTTGGGTTTGAAGAAGCAATAGGGTATTTAATAGGTACTCATGTTAGAGATAAAGATGCAGTTGTTGCCTCTATGATAATTGCAGAAATGGCTACAACTTTTGAAAATAATGGTTCAAGTATCTACAATGAAATTATGAAAATTTATGAAAAATATGGTTGGCGTTTAGAAATTACTGTTCCTGTAACTAAAAAAGGAAAAGATGGACTTGAAGAAATACAAAAAATTATGAAGTCTATGAGAGCAAAAAATCATACAGAAATAGCAGGTATAAAGGTAAAAGAATATAGAGATTATCAAAAAGGTATAGAAGGTTTACCAAAAGCTGACGTTATCCAAATGGTTTTAGAAGATGAAACTTATTTGACAGTAAGACCTTCTGGAACAGAGCCTAAGATTAAATTCTATATTTCAGTGGCAGATAGTGATAGAAAAGTTGCTGAAAATAAATTAACTAAGATGGAAAAAGAATTTGTAAATTATGCTGAAAATCTATAA
- the dsdA gene encoding D-serine ammonia-lyase: MDIKSIIANNPLIKNMVDKKEVVWINPKEINYTEYEKNLPIKDQELKEAEERLKRFAPFIKKVFPETEETNGIIESPLEEIFNMQKELEKKYHTEIPGKLYLKMDSHLPVAGSIKARGGVYEVLKHAEELAIEAGLLKLEDDYSILADKKFKNFFSKYKIQVGSTGNLGLSIGITSAALGFQVIVHMSADAKKWKKDMLRSKGVQVIEYESDYGKAVEEGRKNSDLDPMSYFVDDEKSINLFLGYTVAASRIKKQFDKKGIVINKEHPLIVYIPCGVGGAPGGVAYGLKRIFKENVYIFFVEPVLAPCMLLGMETGLHEKISVYDVGIHGITHADGLAVARPSGLVGRLMEPILSGIFTVDDYKLYDYLRILNETENKRIEPSSCAAFEGVVSLLKYGESKKYVENKIGKNINNAYHVCWATGGRMVPKEDMEIFLNTYLK; encoded by the coding sequence ATGGATATAAAAAGTATTATTGCAAATAACCCTTTAATAAAAAATATGGTAGATAAAAAAGAAGTTGTTTGGATAAATCCAAAAGAAATAAATTATACAGAGTATGAAAAAAATCTTCCTATTAAAGATCAAGAATTAAAAGAGGCAGAAGAAAGATTAAAACGTTTTGCTCCTTTTATCAAAAAAGTTTTTCCTGAAACAGAAGAAACAAATGGAATCATTGAGTCTCCTTTAGAAGAGATATTTAATATGCAAAAAGAATTAGAAAAAAAATATCATACTGAAATTCCAGGAAAATTGTATTTAAAGATGGATAGTCATCTTCCAGTAGCTGGTTCTATTAAAGCCAGGGGTGGAGTTTATGAAGTTTTAAAGCATGCAGAAGAATTAGCAATAGAAGCAGGATTATTAAAATTAGAAGATGATTATTCTATCTTAGCAGATAAAAAATTTAAAAACTTTTTCTCAAAATATAAAATACAAGTTGGTTCTACTGGAAATTTAGGATTAAGTATAGGAATTACAAGTGCTGCCTTAGGGTTTCAAGTAATTGTTCATATGTCAGCGGATGCTAAAAAATGGAAAAAAGATATGTTAAGATCTAAAGGAGTTCAAGTAATTGAGTATGAAAGTGATTATGGAAAAGCTGTAGAAGAAGGAAGAAAAAATTCTGATTTGGATCCTATGAGTTATTTTGTAGATGATGAAAAATCAATAAATCTATTTTTAGGATATACAGTTGCTGCTTCAAGAATAAAAAAACAATTTGATAAAAAAGGAATTGTAATTAATAAAGAACATCCTCTTATCGTATATATTCCTTGTGGTGTTGGTGGAGCTCCTGGAGGAGTTGCCTATGGTCTTAAAAGAATATTTAAAGAAAATGTATATATTTTCTTTGTTGAACCTGTACTAGCTCCTTGTATGTTATTAGGAATGGAAACAGGTTTACATGAAAAAATTAGTGTCTATGATGTAGGAATCCATGGAATCACACATGCTGATGGTTTAGCAGTAGCAAGACCTTCTGGTTTGGTCGGAAGACTTATGGAACCTATTTTAAGTGGAATTTTTACTGTGGATGATTACAAATTATATGATTATTTAAGAATTTTAAATGAAACAGAAAACAAAAGAATTGAACCTTCTTCTTGTGCAGCATTTGAAGGAGTGGTTTCTCTATTAAAATATGGAGAAAGTAAAAAATATGTTGAAAATAAAATTGGAAAAAATATTAATAATGCATATCATGTATGCTGGGCAACAGGTGGAAGAATGGTTCCTAAAGAAGACATGGAAATATTTTTAAATACTTATTTGAAATAG
- a CDS encoding complement resistance protein TraT: MRKFFKTILFSLILIFTFVSCSTLHTVVSKRNLDVQTKMSDTIWLEPAAANERTVFVQIRNTSGKNLNIEQKITNVLTSKGYRIVNNPAEAKYWLQANILKVDKVNLDSDNGFSDAALGAGIGGVLGAQRSGGVSTAIGWGLAGAAIGTLADALVDDTAYAMVTDILITEKTGRNVQTSTRNSVKQGNSGSMTSTSTASSNMEKYSTRVLSTANQVNLNFNSAIPLLEDELGKVIAGIF, encoded by the coding sequence ATGAGAAAATTTTTTAAGACTATATTATTTAGTTTAATACTAATATTTACTTTTGTATCATGTTCAACTTTGCACACAGTAGTTTCAAAAAGAAATTTAGATGTACAAACAAAAATGTCGGATACAATTTGGTTAGAACCAGCAGCTGCAAATGAAAGAACAGTATTTGTCCAAATCAGAAATACTTCTGGAAAAAATCTAAATATAGAGCAAAAAATAACAAATGTTCTTACATCAAAAGGTTATAGAATAGTAAATAATCCAGCAGAAGCAAAATATTGGTTACAAGCTAATATTTTAAAAGTAGATAAAGTTAATTTAGATAGTGATAACGGTTTCTCTGATGCTGCTTTAGGAGCAGGAATTGGAGGAGTATTAGGAGCTCAACGTTCTGGTGGAGTATCCACAGCTATCGGTTGGGGTCTTGCAGGAGCAGCAATAGGAACACTAGCTGATGCTTTGGTTGATGACACAGCTTATGCAATGGTAACAGATATTTTAATTACAGAAAAAACTGGAAGAAATGTTCAAACTTCAACAAGAAATTCTGTTAAACAAGGAAATTCTGGAAGTATGACATCTACTTCTACTGCTTCATCTAATATGGAAAAATATTCTACAAGAGTTTTAAGTACAGCTAATCAAGTGAACTTAAATTTCAATAGTGCTATTCCATTATTAGAAGATGAATTGGGAAAAGTGATTGCAGGAATATTTTAA